A region from the Rhodamnia argentea isolate NSW1041297 chromosome 7, ASM2092103v1, whole genome shotgun sequence genome encodes:
- the LOC115734651 gene encoding glutathione S-transferase U8-like, with protein MGEELKLLGAWGSPFSWRVVIALKVKGVQYEYSEEDIFHNKSASLLKYNPVHKKVPVLVHNGKPILESQVILEYIDETWKDNPILPRDPYERAMARFRAKFLDEKCVLALWKSCMSLGPEREKACEEAHELLGTLEGELNGKKFFGGETIGFVDIVASFVGHWVGALQEAAGVDVLTEDKFPVLCKWAEEFRSCPIVKENLPPRDKMVAFFKAQREMITSFYKNKA; from the exons ATGGGTGAAGAATTGAAGCTATTGGGTGCGTGGGGGAGCCCATTTAGCTGGCGAGTCGTGATAGCTCTGAAGGTCAAGGGGGTCCAATACGAGTACTCGGAGGAGGACATATTCCACAACAAGAGCGCTTCGCTTCTCAAGTATAATCCCGTGCACAAGAAAGTACCCGTGCTCGTCCACAATGGCAAACCAATTTTGGAGTCTCAGGTGATTCTCGAGTACATCGACGAGACATGGAAGGACAACCCGATCTTACCGCGAGATCCCTACGAGAGAGCGATGGCCCGTTTCCGGGCTAAGTTCTTGGATGAAAAG TGCGTGCTAGCTCTCTGGAAATCTTGCATGAGCTTAGGGCCCGAAAGGGAGAAGGCATGTGAGGAAGCACATGAGCTCTTGGGCACTCTCGAAGGCGAGCTTAATGGCAAGAAGTTCTTCGGGGGCGAGACCATCGGGTTCGTCGACATCGTGGCCAGCTTCGTCGGGCACTGGGTTGGAGCCCTCCAAGAGGCGGCTGGGGTCGACGTCCTGACCGAGGACAAGTTCCCCGTGCTGTGCAAGTGGGCGGAAGAGTTTCGGAGCTGCCCGATCGTCAAGGAGAATCTGCCTCCAAGGGACAAGATGGTGGCCTTCTTCAAGGCTCAACGCGAGATGATAACTAGCTTCTATAAGAACAAAGCGTGA